The genomic interval GTCATGCCTGGTATGAACCCTGAGAACCTCGTTGCTTACATGAAGCGTGAGGTGGCTTAGTTCTTATGGCTTCTAATTCCGAACGCCTTGCAGAGCTGGGCATTTCTCTTCCTTCCGTTGCAGCGCCTGTTGCTGCGTATGTTCCTGCGATTCAGACCGGTAACCAGGTGTGGACTTCTGGTCAGCTGCCTTTCGTTGATGGTCAGCTTCCGGCCACCGGCAAGGTTGGCGCTGAGGTTTCCGCTGAGGATGCGGAGAAGTTGGCTCGTGCGGCTGCGCTAAACGCTCTTGCTGCGATTGATGCGCTTGTTGGCATTGATAAGGTCACTCGCGTTTTGAAGATTGTTGGTTTCGTGGCGTCTGCTGATGATTTCAGTGGTCAGCCTGCTGTCGTCAACGGTGCTTCCAATTTGATGGGTGAGGTTTTCGGCGAGGCTGGGGCGCATGCGCGTTCTGCTGTGGGCGTGGCGGAGTTGCCGCTCAACTCGCCTGTCGAGGTCGAGGTTATCGTCGAGATCGCGCAGTAGCACGCTTTTCGACGCAAAATGCCGGTTCCGCACTTCGTGCGAAACCGGCATTTTTAAATTGACCCTATCGTCCCCTTAGTGTTCGTAAGTAGAAAGATCGTGGTCTTTTGATTCTCTGGTGATTGCGATGGCGATGATGGACACTAGGGACATCGTTGCGAGGAAGACGATGACTGGGGTGACAGAGGTTCCGCCGCCTGGTCCCGCGTAGAGGCTAGCCAGGATGGTTGGGGTGAATCCTGCACCGATGAGCGTGGCCAACTGGTAACCCAGGGATGCGCCTGTGTAGCGCGCGGAGGTTCCGAATTGTTCGGAGATAAACGCTGCTAGTGGGCCGTAAAGCATGGCGTGGAGTGCGAGCGCGATGGTGAATGCCGAGAGCAGGATGAACCAGTTGTCTGAGGTGAGCATCCGGAAGAATGCCGGCAGGTAGGCCACGAACAGTACGAGCGCGATGATCATGACGGGTCGGCGTCCGAAGAGGTCGGATACGCGACCGAAGAGGATCACAAAGAAGACAGAGAACACTGAGGCGACTGCGAAGGCGTAGAGGACGCTGGATCTTTCGATGCCGGATTGTGTTGCGTAGCTGATGGAGAAGGTGGACAAGAGAACTTGAAGTCCGAATCCTGATGCGCCGCCAAGCATGGTCAAGATCAGTGCCTTTGGTCGGCGAAGAACCTGCAAGAGGGGGACTTTACGTTCGGTTGGCTTGGCTTTTTCGGCGGCCGCTGCAGCTGCGAACAGTGGTGATTCGCTAACTTTCGCGCGGATAACCAAGCCGACAATCAGCAGAACGAAAGAGAGCAGGAATGGGATGCGCCAACCCCATGAAAGGAATTGCTCCTGGGTGAGAACAGCAGATGCGGTACCGAGCGCGAAGGTTCCCAGTGCAGCGCCGGTTGGTGCACCAGCGTTGGTGAAGGAGGCGGCGAATCCGCGCTTCTTGGAATCTGAGTGCTCGAGCGCCATGAGGGCAGCTCCGCCCCATTCGCCACCGACAGCGATGCCTTGGCAGATGCGCAGCATGATCAGGATTACCGCGCCCATGCTTCCGATCATTTCAGCGCTTGGGACAAGGCCGATGCATGTGGATGCCACACCCATGATGAGCATGGACAACACAAGCATCTTCTTGCGTCCAAGACGGTCACCGAAGTGTCCGAAGATTGCTCCACCAAGTGGCCTAGCTAAATAACCTGCGGCGAAGGTTCCGTAGGCGGCAATGGTTCCAGCCAGCGGATCGAGATTGGTAAAGAACACTGCGGGGAATACCGTCGCGGAGGCTGCGGCATATAACAGGAAGTCATAGAACTCGATCGTGGAGCCCAAGTAGCTGGATATAATCGCGCGCCGGGATTCTGATTTTCTTTGCTTCGGGCTGAGGTTTTGTAATTCAGCGATCGGCGAAGCTGTGGAAGATGTAGTCATTGCGTTCTCCAAGTGTTTTCAAAGTGACGTTGGGGGGTTTATGAAACGGGGATGGTGAAGTCTCGCAGGATGTTCTTTTGGATTTTGCCTGTGGCGTTGCGGGGGAGTTCTTCGATGATGTGGATTTCTCGTGGAAGTTTGTATCTGGCTAGGACACTGCCTAGTAGTTCTCGTAGTTCCGGTCCGGTTGGTGGGTTGGTCAGGTAGCTTTCTCGGATGGAGACAAAGGCGATGCCAGTTTCGCCCCATCGTTCATCGGGGACTCCGATGACTGCGGCATCAAGGACTGCTTCCAGTTCCTGGAGTGCTTGTTCGACTTCTGCGGGGTAAATGTTTTCGCCGCCGGAGATGTACATGTCTTTGATGCGGTCTTTGATGGTGTAGTAGCCGTCTTCATCTTTGATGGCGATATCTCCGGAGTGGTACCAGCCATTTTGTAGTGCGCTGGCGGTGTCTTCTGGTCGGTTCCAGTATCCGGTCATCACATGTGGTCCGCGGATGAGAACTTCGCCGGCCTCTCCGGTGGGGACTTCTTCGCCGGTTTTCGGGTCCACTAGTTTGATGTCGGTGAAGAAGTGGGCTCGACCTGCGGTTCCAAGGTGTGTGCTTGTGTCTGTTGCCTCGAGGATACAGGCGCCCGGTGCGGTTTCTGTCATGCCGAAGCCTTGGACAATTTTTACGTCGCGTCCTTGCCAGATTCGCAGCGCACGTTCGCTAAGGGGAGAGCCGCCCACCATGATGGCGCGAAGGGAAGAAAGGTCGCGTTCGGCAAATGATGGGTGGTTGGACAACATGTCGATCATCGCTGGCACCATGAAGGATTCGGATACCTTGGAGCGTTCGATTTCGTCGAGGACGTGCTCTGCCCGGAATTCGCGGTGGATGATCACCTTTCCGCCCTTCATCATCACCGGGATGGTGGTCATGTTGAGGCCCGCGATGTGGAATAACGGCGCAGTGGATAAAAGTACCGCGCCTTGTTCAATTTCCTGGCTGAGCAGGGCATTGAAGTAGTTAAAGAAGAGGTTTCGGTGGGATAACATGGCGCCCTTTGGGCGGCCAGTGGTTCCGGAGGTGTACATGAGCAGCGCGATGTCATCATCGCTGACTTCTAGGTCGATGTCGGCGTCGCTCGCCGCTTCAATAAGCGCTTTTCGACGCAAACCTGGACCCTCATCGCCTTCAACGGCCACCATGATGATCTCTGGATGGAGTTCTTGGAGGTAAGTGGCGTGCTCGATGAGGTCGATTCCGTAAAACACGATGCTCGCACCGCTGTCTTGGATGATGTAATCGATTTCGTTTGCCGATAGGCGAGGGTTAACAAGCACGGGTGTTGCCCCAATGAGGTTCGTTGAAAAGAACACTTCTAGCAGGGCAGGGTGGTTGAATCCGACATAAGCTACTCGATCTTGGTGCGCAACGCCGAGGTCTAGAAGAGCATGTCCAAGCCGATTGACTCGTTTGCTGAATTCTCCGTAGGTGATGCTGGTGCCTTCGAATTCGATTGCAGTGGACTCTGGTCGAACAGTTGCCCTGCGTCGTGGGTAGCTTCCTATTCCGAGGTTCACTTTCATTCTCCTTTGTGCTTTAGATCACGTTTGAAGTCATTAAAAGCGTAAACGTTTAAAAAGTCAATCGTTTAAAAAACGTTCTATAGGAAAATTCATCACTCCACAGGGTTTCGGGGGTGGTGATAATCGCTCTTAGCTGCACCTTTGTGGATCCTTGCAATAAGTTTGCCCCCGATCTTCACAATTGTGCCGATCTCTAATTGGCATGAAAAAACCGGCCATGTGAACATGGCCGGCGTGGTTAAGAGACTTAAAAGGCGATTTTGAGCAGCAGTTCCCTTAGTTGTTCTTGCTCGTCGGAGGTGAGGTTTTTTAGAGATTCACCCTCGGCGATGAGGAGGCGTTTGGTGGCTTCGTCGTGAATTTCCAGACCTTTTTCGGTGGCGATGATGATCTTCGAGCGCCTATCCCGGGGGTCAACTTCCCGGGCCACTAATCCGCGCTTTTCTAGGAAATCGACCAAGGCAACAATCTGACTTGGGTCTAGGTCGAGAAATGCTCCCAATTCTCGTTGGGTTGGTTTTAATCCGCTGGCCGCTAGGGACAGTGTGGAGTATTGGCGAACTTTAAGTCCGAGGTCGACTAAGGCTTCGTTTCCTTTGGCGGATCCCTTGGCTCGTGCGCGGGCAGTGAGGAATTGAATCTGCTGGGACAATTCGGCCTCGAGGAATCGTTCTGGTCCGCCAATGATCTCGGCGGTGGGGTTGCTGGTGGTCATAGTGGCTCCATGTGAACTGGCTGAAAAATAGTTTCGATCTTCAATCATTTGAACATGCATGCATTCTGTGCGTCAAGCGAACGATGTAAGTTTTCAAAATTAATAGTTGACATTTTCAACGTTATGAGTTTTCATTGGTATCACGCCCCGACGAAGTGTCTGGGATCACAAACCTTCAAAGGAGTTTGAAATGTCTCTCAATGGAAAAGTCGCCATCGTTACCGGATCTGGTGCAGGACTTGGTCGTTCCTTCGCTCAGGAGCTTGCCCGTCAGGGTGCATCTGTCATCGTCAATGACGTAAACCAGGCAGCCGCAGATGAGACTGTCGCAGCAATCACCGAAGCCGGCGGCAAAGCCGCCGCCGTTATCGCCCCCGTTGGACCCTCTGAAAGCGCCGCATTGCTGGTGCGGGAGGCCGTCGACAAGTTCGGTTCTTTGGACATTCTTGTCACAAACGCGGGCATCCTTCGTGATAGGTCCCTGCTGAAGATGACGGACGATGATTTCGATGCAGTCATTAACGTGCACCTCAAGGGCACTTTCACCTGTGTTCGCGAGGCATTTGGATACTTCAAGGAGAATGGAATCGCGGGGCGCATCGTCACGATTGGTTCTCCCACCGGGCAGCGCGGCAACTTCGGACAGAGCAATTACGCTGCAGCTAAGGCGGGCATTGTGGGTATGGTTCGCACGTGGGCGCTGGAGATGAAGCGCGCAGGTGTCACCATTAACGCGATCATTCCGGAAGCAGCCACCGATATGACCAAGACGGTGCCATATTTCCAGAAGGCTGTAGAGGCCGATGAGCGTGGCGAGGCCATGCCAGCATTCTTCCGCGAGACCCTAGGTTTTGGCACTCCTCAGGATGTTGCGGGACTTGTGGCCTTCCTTTCCTCTGATGAGGCAGCGAATATTTCTGGACAGGCCATCGGTGCAGGCGGCGACCGCATGCAGGTGTGGAAGCACCCAGAGCCAGCAGTTACTGAATTTAACCCAGGTGGCTGGACCTATGAAGCACTGCAGGAACGTGGCAAGAACATTATTGAGGGCAACCTGCAGTCCGTCGGTGTCGTTTTCCCTGAACTGCCGGCAGAGCTTCAGCCACAAATCCCAGTCAAGGCATAACACCGCACACCAAGAATTTTAGGAGGGGTCATGAGCAACAACGTAGTGAAATATGAGTGCGCGGTCGACGCCGACAACATTGTCGCAGTCGATATGCATGTGCACTTGGAAGTCGACAGCTGCGGACACAAATCGATGCCGGCAGACATCATGGCGGCATCCTCGAAGTACTTTAAGACCGCGGAACGAACTCCCTCAGCAGATGCCATTGCTGATATTTATAGGGAACACAAGATGGCGGCGGTGGTTTTCACCATCGATGCGCGGACCCAAATGGGGCATCTGCCGAACTCGATTGATGATTTGGTGGCAAGCTGTGCCCGCAACAATGACGTGCTGATCCCTTTTGGCAGTGTGGATCCTCGTACCGGCGAGGACGCGCTGGTGGAAGCTCGCCGACAGGTGGAAGAACTCGGGGTGCGAGGCTTCAAATTCCATCCATCGGTTCAAGGATTCGACCCATCCGCGCCAGAGTTCTACCCACTGTGGGAATTGCTCGAAAGTTTTGGATTGCCATGCGTGTTCCATACCGGACAAAACGGCATGGGTGCAGGTCTTCCAGGTGGTCGAGGCATTAAGCTGCGCTTCTCCAACCCAATGTTGCTTGATGATGTTGCGGCGGACTTCCCGAACCTGACCATCATCATGGCGCACCCTTCTGTTCCTTGGCAGGATGAGGCTAACTCGATTGCCACCCACAAGGCCAATGTGTTCATTGATCTTTCCGGCTGGTCGCCGAAGTATTTCCCAGAGTCTTTGGTCAGACAGTCCAATAACGTGCTATCCAAGAAGGTGCTGTTTGGCACGGACTTCCCGCTGATTACCCCAGAGAAATGGCTTGCGGCTTTCGCGAATCTGCCACTGAAGGATGAGGTTCGTCCGGGAATCCTCAAAGACAATGCGGTGAAGGTACTTGGCCTAGCCGCTAGCACTGAGCGCGGATCTCAAGCAGAAAAGGTCGTGCAACATGCGTGATCCCATTCAAGGTGCTGTTATTCCTTCTGATCTTTTTGGTTTCGCAGAAGTTCTCACCGAAGCCGAACGCGCAGTTCTTCTGGAAACCCGCAGGGTGCTTGAGGAAGAGGTGAAGCCTTATATTAATGAGGCCTGGGATAAGGCAGTCTTCCCCGATGAGATCGTGCAGCCCCTCCAAGATCTGCAATTGCTTGATCCGCCTGCACTTCGGGAAGCAGGGGAGTCGGTTCGAGACATTTTCACTGGTTTCCGCAATTTTGAACTCGCGCGCTGTGACATCAATGTTGGTACCTATTACAACGCATCTGCTGGTCTCTTCCGAACGGCCTGCATGGTTGGTGGCTCCCCGGAGCAGGCGCAGCGATTGGATGCGCAGATCAAATCTGGTGAGGTCAAGGGCGTTTTTGCACTGACGGAACCTGATCATGGCTCTGATATCGCAGGTGGTCTGGCAACCACGGCCACTAAGGACGCAGACACCGGCGAGTGGATTATCAATGGTGAAAAACGGTGGATCGGTGGTGCTTCCACTGCTGATTTGATCGCTACCTTCGCCAGGGATACAGCCGATAACCAGGTGAAATGCTTCCTCGTGGCACCTCAGGCAGAGGGCGTGTCCATGGAGATTATTGATCGCAAAGCCTCACTGCGCATCATGCAAAATGCACACATTACCTATAACAATGTCCGGGTGTCTGGGGATGCGCGGCTGCACAACATCAATTCTTTCAAGGATGTTTCGGAATGCCTGCGCCGTATGCGTTCCGATGTGGCGTGGATGGCGGTCGGTGCGCAGGCAGGTGCCTATGAAGCAGCCGTGAAGTATGTGCGCAGCAGGGAACAGTTTGGCCGTCCGATCGCGGGGTTCCAGTTGATTCAGGAAAAGCTCGCGCTCATGCTGGGCAATCTCACGGCGTCGCTGGGCATGATGGTCAAACTCACCGATCAGCAGCAGGCGGGAATTTTCAAAGAGGAAAACTCCGCGCTGGCGAAAATGTTTACCTCGCTCAAACTTCGGGAGACCGCTAGTTGGGCGCGGGAAATCTGCGGAGGCAACGGCATCATTTTGGACAACGATGTTGCCCGGTTCCATGCCGATGCAGAAGCCGTCTATTCATATGAAGGCACCCACGAAATCAATGCACTCATCGTTGGTCGCGCCATCACGGGCGTCAGCGCTTTTATCTAACACACTTTTAAGGAGAACATCATGACTACTTCCACCACCCCAAACACCATCGTTTCTTTCGAAGACGCACCAACCCTCACCGGCCAGGACCTGGGCTTTTCGCAGTGGCGCACTGTCACCCAGGAGATGGTGAACACCTTCGCGGACGCAACTGATGATCAGCAGTGGATTCACACTGATCCTGAGCGCGCCAAGGACGGTCCTTTTGGTGGCGCAATTGCCCACGGTTTCCTCACCTTGTCCATGATCATTCCGTTCTGGGGCGAGCTTCTCGATGTCACCGGCGTGACCACCAAGGTGAACTATGGCCTGGATAAGGTGCGTTTCACCTCTCCCGTCAAGGTCGGTTCCCGCATCCGCATGGGCGCTGTGGTCCGTGAGATCTCTGAGGTGAAGGGCAATGGCCTGCACCTGGTCGCCGATGGCACTATTGAGATCGAAGGGCAGGAGCGCCCGGCCGTCGTAGCTACCTTCCTCACCCGCTTCTACGCTTAAAAGCTTGCTTCTCGACGCAAAAACCCATCCGGCGCATCCCTTCAATGTTAGGGGTGCGCTGCTATTTTTCTCCCCAGTTCTACGAAATGACTTATTGTGACTAAGCTTGAGCGCATGGAGCATCCTGCTTACAGCCAATTGCGGCCGGTTACCCCGTCCGCATCTGTTGTTTTGTGCCCTAATCCCGGTTACAGCTCGCTGGAAGGCACTAATTCTTGGGTTATCCGGGCACCAGAAGACCCCCGGAGCATTGTCATCGATCCAGGTCCTGAAGATGAGGGCCACCTTAACGTCTTGCATTCCAAGGCTGAGGAGGTGGGTTTGATTCTTCTGACCCACCGTCACTATGATCATGCTGACGGCGCACAGCGTTTCCGTCAGCTGACCAATGCACCTGTGCGTGCGATGGACCCTTCGTACTGTGCTGGTGCGGAGGAGATTCATGATGGTGAGATCATCACGATCGACGGTGTCACCCCACAGATTGAGGTGGTGGCCACACCTGGTCATACCCGTGATTCTGTGTCTTATTTCATCTGGAGTGGAGTCCCTCATGAGTCCACTTTGGAGGGCATCGTTTCTGGCGACACCATTGCGGGTCGTCACACCACGATGATTTCAGAGACCGACGGCGATTTGGGTGAGTACCTGAATTCTTTGGCCATTTTGGAGGAGCGCGGCAAGGATATTCCGCTGCTTCCAGGACATGGTCCAGATGGACAGGACGTGTCCTCCTTCGCGCGTAAGTACATTGAGCGTCGTGAGCTGCGTCTGAACCAGATCCGTGAGGTATGGGAGACCCGTGGCCGTGACGTGTCCATGAAGGATCTCATCGACGCCATCTACGATGATGTTGATCCAGTTCTGCGTGGTGCAGCCGAGCAGTCCACTCATGTGGCTATTCGTTACCTGCAGGCTCAGGAAGCTTCCGCCTCAAACTAAACACTTTTAACTAAACAACAAAGAAAGCGCCTAATCAGTATGAAACTGATCAGGCGCTTTTTAGCGCTTTGGTGATTATCGAGCGCGACGTGCCAAATGCTCGGTGTCCACAATGAGGACGGACTTGCCCTCGAGGCGAATCCAGCCACGGTGTGCGAACGTTGCAAGAGCCTTATTCACAGTTTCACGGGAAGCACCGACGAGCTGTGCGATTTCTTCCTGAGTGAGGTCGTGGTTCACGCGCAGCGCGCCAGCTTCTTGGGTGCCGAAGCGGTTAGCCAGCTGCAGAAGGGTCTTAGCAACGCGGCCTGGGACGTCGGTGAAGATGAGGTCAGCCAGGGAAGCGTTGGTGCGACGCAGACGACGAGCCAGAACGCGCAGGAGCTGCTCAGCGATAGCTGGGTGGTCAGCTACCCAGTTGCGCAGCATGTCAGAGTTCATGGTTGCTGCATGAACTTCGGTGACACACACTGCAGAGGAGGTGCGTGGGCCTGGGTCGAAGATGGAGAGCTCACCGAACATGTCGGAAGGACCCATGATGGTCAGCAGGTTTTCGCGGCCGTCCGGTGCGTGGCGCGCAAGCTTCACTTTGCCGGAGGTGATGATGTAAAGGCGGTCACCTGGCTCGCCCTCGTCGAAGATGGTTGCTCCGCGTGGGAAGCGAACGGTCTCCATATCCTGGATGAGGTTATTGACTGCCGTTGGGTCAACGCCTTGAAAAATTCCGGCGCGCGACAGGATCTCCTGTACACCTTCCACTGCTTTTCTCCTTCATCTGCACACATCTTGTTTGAGTCCGGATGAGTGGCAACACCTGGGGTGTTAGGGTTTGAGATAAAATCCGGATGACACCTAACTGGAGGCATCTATTAATGTGGCAAAGACCACTCTACTATGCAATTGGTCACCATGTTAGTGCATTTGGCTAAAATGTCACACTTTAGAAACCGTAATTTCAATATTCACAGATTGCTGGCAGCCAAAGTTTATTTTGAATAAATCTTTCAAAATAACCCTTATTTAGGCAGCTGATGCTTCCTGCACGTCACCGTCATTTAAGTTTTCTGCACCGATAGCGTCCTTTGCTAACTTTACCTCAGTGTTCTGCGGAGCGTTGGAGTGCAGGAAAGAAGACTCGATTCGCTCCATCGCAAATGCAAAAA from Corynebacterium glutamicum ATCC 13032 carries:
- a CDS encoding acyl-CoA synthetase, which produces MKVNLGIGSYPRRRATVRPESTAIEFEGTSITYGEFSKRVNRLGHALLDLGVAHQDRVAYVGFNHPALLEVFFSTNLIGATPVLVNPRLSANEIDYIIQDSGASIVFYGIDLIEHATYLQELHPEIIMVAVEGDEGPGLRRKALIEAASDADIDLEVSDDDIALLMYTSGTTGRPKGAMLSHRNLFFNYFNALLSQEIEQGAVLLSTAPLFHIAGLNMTTIPVMMKGGKVIIHREFRAEHVLDEIERSKVSESFMVPAMIDMLSNHPSFAERDLSSLRAIMVGGSPLSERALRIWQGRDVKIVQGFGMTETAPGACILEATDTSTHLGTAGRAHFFTDIKLVDPKTGEEVPTGEAGEVLIRGPHVMTGYWNRPEDTASALQNGWYHSGDIAIKDEDGYYTIKDRIKDMYISGGENIYPAEVEQALQELEAVLDAAVIGVPDERWGETGIAFVSIRESYLTNPPTGPELRELLGSVLARYKLPREIHIIEELPRNATGKIQKNILRDFTIPVS
- the glxR gene encoding CRP-like cAMP-activated global transcriptional regulator GlxR; the encoded protein is MEGVQEILSRAGIFQGVDPTAVNNLIQDMETVRFPRGATIFDEGEPGDRLYIITSGKVKLARHAPDGRENLLTIMGPSDMFGELSIFDPGPRTSSAVCVTEVHAATMNSDMLRNWVADHPAIAEQLLRVLARRLRRTNASLADLIFTDVPGRVAKTLLQLANRFGTQEAGALRVNHDLTQEEIAQLVGASRETVNKALATFAHRGWIRLEGKSVLIVDTEHLARRAR
- a CDS encoding 4-hydroxyphenyl-beta-ketoacyl-CoA hydrolase codes for the protein MSNNVVKYECAVDADNIVAVDMHVHLEVDSCGHKSMPADIMAASSKYFKTAERTPSADAIADIYREHKMAAVVFTIDARTQMGHLPNSIDDLVASCARNNDVLIPFGSVDPRTGEDALVEARRQVEELGVRGFKFHPSVQGFDPSAPEFYPLWELLESFGLPCVFHTGQNGMGAGLPGGRGIKLRFSNPMLLDDVAADFPNLTIIMAHPSVPWQDEANSIATHKANVFIDLSGWSPKYFPESLVRQSNNVLSKKVLFGTDFPLITPEKWLAAFANLPLKDEVRPGILKDNAVKVLGLAASTERGSQAEKVVQHA
- a CDS encoding MBL fold metallo-hydrolase: MEHPAYSQLRPVTPSASVVLCPNPGYSSLEGTNSWVIRAPEDPRSIVIDPGPEDEGHLNVLHSKAEEVGLILLTHRHYDHADGAQRFRQLTNAPVRAMDPSYCAGAEEIHDGEIITIDGVTPQIEVVATPGHTRDSVSYFIWSGVPHESTLEGIVSGDTIAGRHTTMISETDGDLGEYLNSLAILEERGKDIPLLPGHGPDGQDVSSFARKYIERRELRLNQIREVWETRGRDVSMKDLIDAIYDDVDPVLRGAAEQSTHVAIRYLQAQEASASN
- a CDS encoding RidA family protein codes for the protein MASNSERLAELGISLPSVAAPVAAYVPAIQTGNQVWTSGQLPFVDGQLPATGKVGAEVSAEDAEKLARAAALNALAAIDALVGIDKVTRVLKIVGFVASADDFSGQPAVVNGASNLMGEVFGEAGAHARSAVGVAELPLNSPVEVEVIVEIAQ
- a CDS encoding acyl-CoA dehydrogenase family protein, translated to MRDPIQGAVIPSDLFGFAEVLTEAERAVLLETRRVLEEEVKPYINEAWDKAVFPDEIVQPLQDLQLLDPPALREAGESVRDIFTGFRNFELARCDINVGTYYNASAGLFRTACMVGGSPEQAQRLDAQIKSGEVKGVFALTEPDHGSDIAGGLATTATKDADTGEWIINGEKRWIGGASTADLIATFARDTADNQVKCFLVAPQAEGVSMEIIDRKASLRIMQNAHITYNNVRVSGDARLHNINSFKDVSECLRRMRSDVAWMAVGAQAGAYEAAVKYVRSREQFGRPIAGFQLIQEKLALMLGNLTASLGMMVKLTDQQQAGIFKEENSALAKMFTSLKLRETASWAREICGGNGIILDNDVARFHADAEAVYSYEGTHEINALIVGRAITGVSAFI
- a CDS encoding SDR family NAD(P)-dependent oxidoreductase, with the protein product MSLNGKVAIVTGSGAGLGRSFAQELARQGASVIVNDVNQAAADETVAAITEAGGKAAAVIAPVGPSESAALLVREAVDKFGSLDILVTNAGILRDRSLLKMTDDDFDAVINVHLKGTFTCVREAFGYFKENGIAGRIVTIGSPTGQRGNFGQSNYAAAKAGIVGMVRTWALEMKRAGVTINAIIPEAATDMTKTVPYFQKAVEADERGEAMPAFFRETLGFGTPQDVAGLVAFLSSDEAANISGQAIGAGGDRMQVWKHPEPAVTEFNPGGWTYEALQERGKNIIEGNLQSVGVVFPELPAELQPQIPVKA
- a CDS encoding MFS transporter, which gives rise to MTTSSTASPIAELQNLSPKQRKSESRRAIISSYLGSTIEFYDFLLYAAASATVFPAVFFTNLDPLAGTIAAYGTFAAGYLARPLGGAIFGHFGDRLGRKKMLVLSMLIMGVASTCIGLVPSAEMIGSMGAVILIMLRICQGIAVGGEWGGAALMALEHSDSKKRGFAASFTNAGAPTGAALGTFALGTASAVLTQEQFLSWGWRIPFLLSFVLLIVGLVIRAKVSESPLFAAAAAAEKAKPTERKVPLLQVLRRPKALILTMLGGASGFGLQVLLSTFSISYATQSGIERSSVLYAFAVASVFSVFFVILFGRVSDLFGRRPVMIIALVLFVAYLPAFFRMLTSDNWFILLSAFTIALALHAMLYGPLAAFISEQFGTSARYTGASLGYQLATLIGAGFTPTILASLYAGPGGGTSVTPVIVFLATMSLVSIIAIAITRESKDHDLSTYEH
- a CDS encoding MarR family winged helix-turn-helix transcriptional regulator — encoded protein: MTTSNPTAEIIGGPERFLEAELSQQIQFLTARARAKGSAKGNEALVDLGLKVRQYSTLSLAASGLKPTQRELGAFLDLDPSQIVALVDFLEKRGLVAREVDPRDRRSKIIIATEKGLEIHDEATKRLLIAEGESLKNLTSDEQEQLRELLLKIAF
- a CDS encoding MaoC family dehydratase: MTTSTTPNTIVSFEDAPTLTGQDLGFSQWRTVTQEMVNTFADATDDQQWIHTDPERAKDGPFGGAIAHGFLTLSMIIPFWGELLDVTGVTTKVNYGLDKVRFTSPVKVGSRIRMGAVVREISEVKGNGLHLVADGTIEIEGQERPAVVATFLTRFYA